A section of the Humulus lupulus chromosome 2, drHumLupu1.1, whole genome shotgun sequence genome encodes:
- the LOC133817633 gene encoding BTB/POZ domain-containing protein At3g22104 isoform X1 produces MEVCCDLEVDVNGEETFMVDKNIIASYSGRLCKLFGKSKGTTSSLKIVFHDFPGGAECFELMLRFCYNNSMTQITPSNITPLRCAAEFMDMKSSVSGTGNLMEQTEKSFEDMRYWSWSELLMVVKQCQSLLPASESSGVLERCLDSLVGRLSLTCEASPCPSTSSPDSSGVRFSCDTKSTESLKTVFSRATWWFEDLLFLSPVLVEMLGKTMVSRKFDHALLSRFLVYYHKSKLYTVSSSEKCKIVDTVVDMLCILDQSCVSCKSLFEIHRVALNLKITKSSRNKLESMIGSQLEQATLDNLLVSSPYGTNYLYDVNLVLRLFKAFLRGGLCQASAMRLNKVASLMDLYIAEVAPDPYLKPSKFLALITVLPESARDSYDEVYRAVDMYLEVHSGLSEEEKTKICCALKYEKLSAETCIHISQNKKFPSKTVAQALISQQLKLKSLLHSTSNTNSCTGSPCRAIEVGNATKKDKESEEQVVLYAGKLDLPTDNKNLREHLQGMQWRVMELEKVCRKMQSQMAKIMKSRSPSQTHTRSLPRLCS; encoded by the exons ATGGAGGTTTGCTGTGACCTTGAAGTTGATGTTAATGGAGAAGAAACTTTCATGGTGGACAAG AATATAATAGCTTCATATTCAGGAAGGTTGTGTAAATTATTTGGCAAGTCCAAAGGCACCACAAGTAGTCTAAAAATAGTATTCCATGACTTTCCGGGTGGAGCAGAGTGTTTTGAGCTAATGTTGAGGTTCTGCTACAACAACAGTATGACTCAAATAACTCCTTCAAACATCACCCCTCTACGTTGTGCTGCTGAGTTCATGGACATGAAGAGTTCTGTGTCTGGAACCGGTAATTTAATGGAACAAACAGAGAAATCCTTTGAAGATATGAGATACTGGTCATGGTCTGAGCTTCTTATGGTTGTGAAGCAATGTCAAAGTTTACTTCCTGCTTCAGAGTCCTCAGGAGTACTTGAGAGATGCTTGGATTCTCTTGTTGGGAGGCTATCTTTGACATGCGAAGCAAGTCCTTGTCCTTCAACTTCTTCTCCAGATAGCTCCGGGGTTCGGTTTTCATGTGACACTAAAAGCACCGAGAGTTTAAAGACAGTCTTCTCAAGGGCCACTTGGTGGTTTGAAGATCTCCTGTTTTTGAGTCCTGTTTTGGTTGAAATGCTGGGCAAGACTATGGTTTCTCGAAAATTTGACCATGCTCTTCTTAGTAGATTCCTTGTTTATTACCACAAATCAAAGCTTTACACTGTCTCATCCAGTGAGAAGTGCAAAATTGTGGATACCGTCGTTGACATGCTTTGCATTCTTGATCAAAGCTGTGTATCCTGCAAGAGTTTGTTTGAGATTCACCGGGTTGCCCTGAACTTGAAGATAACCAAAAGTAGCAGGAACAAGTTGGAGAGTATGATTGGCTCACAGTTGGAGCAAGCAACATTAGATAACTTGCTTGTTTCATCCCCTTATGGTACAAACTACTTGTATGATGTGAATCTTGTTCTGAGATTATTCAAGGCATTTCTGCGTGGAGGGTTGTGTCAAGCATCTGCTATGAGGTTGAATAAGGTTGCTAGCTTGATGGATTTGTATATTGCTGAAGTGGCCCCAGATCCTTATTTAAAACCTTCAAAATTCCTGGCTTTGATCACGGTCCTGCCAGAATCTGCTCGAGACTCCTATGATGAGGTTTATCGTGCCGTGGACATGTATTTAGAG GTTCATTCAGGATTGTCTGAAGAAGAAAAGACGAAAATATGCTGTGCATTGAAATATGAGAAGCTCTCAGCTGAAACCTGCATACACATTTCTCAGAATAAGAAATTTCCATCGAAAACCGTAGCTCAAGCTTTAATATCACAGCAATTGAAGCTTAAAAGTTTACTCCATTCCACCAGCAACACCAATTCATGTACTGGTTCACCTTGTAGAGCCATAGAAGTAGGAAATGCGACGAAAAAAGACAAAGAATCTGAAGAACAAGTTGTCCTCTATGCAGGGAAACTCGATCTTCCAACCGATAACAAAAATCTAAGAGAACATTTGCAAGGAATGCAATGGAGGGTGATGGAGTTGGAAAAAGTATGTAGGAAAATGCAAAGTCAAATGGCAAAGATTATGAAGTCAAGATCACCAAGCCAAACTCATACAAGATCATTGCCTAGACTTTGTTCGTGA
- the LOC133817633 gene encoding BTB/POZ domain-containing protein At3g22104 isoform X2, with amino-acid sequence MLRFCYNNSMTQITPSNITPLRCAAEFMDMKSSVSGTGNLMEQTEKSFEDMRYWSWSELLMVVKQCQSLLPASESSGVLERCLDSLVGRLSLTCEASPCPSTSSPDSSGVRFSCDTKSTESLKTVFSRATWWFEDLLFLSPVLVEMLGKTMVSRKFDHALLSRFLVYYHKSKLYTVSSSEKCKIVDTVVDMLCILDQSCVSCKSLFEIHRVALNLKITKSSRNKLESMIGSQLEQATLDNLLVSSPYGTNYLYDVNLVLRLFKAFLRGGLCQASAMRLNKVASLMDLYIAEVAPDPYLKPSKFLALITVLPESARDSYDEVYRAVDMYLEVHSGLSEEEKTKICCALKYEKLSAETCIHISQNKKFPSKTVAQALISQQLKLKSLLHSTSNTNSCTGSPCRAIEVGNATKKDKESEEQVVLYAGKLDLPTDNKNLREHLQGMQWRVMELEKVCRKMQSQMAKIMKSRSPSQTHTRSLPRLCS; translated from the exons ATGTTGAGGTTCTGCTACAACAACAGTATGACTCAAATAACTCCTTCAAACATCACCCCTCTACGTTGTGCTGCTGAGTTCATGGACATGAAGAGTTCTGTGTCTGGAACCGGTAATTTAATGGAACAAACAGAGAAATCCTTTGAAGATATGAGATACTGGTCATGGTCTGAGCTTCTTATGGTTGTGAAGCAATGTCAAAGTTTACTTCCTGCTTCAGAGTCCTCAGGAGTACTTGAGAGATGCTTGGATTCTCTTGTTGGGAGGCTATCTTTGACATGCGAAGCAAGTCCTTGTCCTTCAACTTCTTCTCCAGATAGCTCCGGGGTTCGGTTTTCATGTGACACTAAAAGCACCGAGAGTTTAAAGACAGTCTTCTCAAGGGCCACTTGGTGGTTTGAAGATCTCCTGTTTTTGAGTCCTGTTTTGGTTGAAATGCTGGGCAAGACTATGGTTTCTCGAAAATTTGACCATGCTCTTCTTAGTAGATTCCTTGTTTATTACCACAAATCAAAGCTTTACACTGTCTCATCCAGTGAGAAGTGCAAAATTGTGGATACCGTCGTTGACATGCTTTGCATTCTTGATCAAAGCTGTGTATCCTGCAAGAGTTTGTTTGAGATTCACCGGGTTGCCCTGAACTTGAAGATAACCAAAAGTAGCAGGAACAAGTTGGAGAGTATGATTGGCTCACAGTTGGAGCAAGCAACATTAGATAACTTGCTTGTTTCATCCCCTTATGGTACAAACTACTTGTATGATGTGAATCTTGTTCTGAGATTATTCAAGGCATTTCTGCGTGGAGGGTTGTGTCAAGCATCTGCTATGAGGTTGAATAAGGTTGCTAGCTTGATGGATTTGTATATTGCTGAAGTGGCCCCAGATCCTTATTTAAAACCTTCAAAATTCCTGGCTTTGATCACGGTCCTGCCAGAATCTGCTCGAGACTCCTATGATGAGGTTTATCGTGCCGTGGACATGTATTTAGAG GTTCATTCAGGATTGTCTGAAGAAGAAAAGACGAAAATATGCTGTGCATTGAAATATGAGAAGCTCTCAGCTGAAACCTGCATACACATTTCTCAGAATAAGAAATTTCCATCGAAAACCGTAGCTCAAGCTTTAATATCACAGCAATTGAAGCTTAAAAGTTTACTCCATTCCACCAGCAACACCAATTCATGTACTGGTTCACCTTGTAGAGCCATAGAAGTAGGAAATGCGACGAAAAAAGACAAAGAATCTGAAGAACAAGTTGTCCTCTATGCAGGGAAACTCGATCTTCCAACCGATAACAAAAATCTAAGAGAACATTTGCAAGGAATGCAATGGAGGGTGATGGAGTTGGAAAAAGTATGTAGGAAAATGCAAAGTCAAATGGCAAAGATTATGAAGTCAAGATCACCAAGCCAAACTCATACAAGATCATTGCCTAGACTTTGTTCGTGA